Sequence from the Myxococcus fulvus genome:
ACAGCGGGGCCCGGTTGAGCCGATCCTCCGGGCGTGATCTGCTCGGGGGATGACCCGACCGATTTCCGAGGACTTACGTCGCCGCATCCTCAAGGTGCGGGAGATGACCGGCAAGACGTACGAGGAATTGGCCGAGCAGTTCCAGGTCGGCCGCGCCACGGTGAATCGGTTGCTGCGACTGAATCGAGAGACGGGTGGGCTTCAGCCGCGACCCCACGGTGGTGGGATGCCCAAGCGGGTGCCTGACGAGCAACTGCCCAGGGTGAAGGGCATCGTGGATGCACACCCGGACGCAACCCTCTCGGAGTTGGCCGGCAT
This genomic interval carries:
- a CDS encoding helix-turn-helix domain-containing protein translates to MTRPISEDLRRRILKVREMTGKTYEELAEQFQVGRATVNRLLRLNRETGGLQPRPHGGGMPKRVPDEQLPRVKGIVDAHPDATLSELAGMVSRELGRSVSRPTMGRMMVRLRLLSKEEGPGGQRARPARRAAKARGVPGGHRGP